The Vitis vinifera cultivar Pinot Noir 40024 chromosome 7, ASM3070453v1 genomic interval ACCTTTGAACAAACATCATCAGATGCCCCAGTTTGCCTAAAAGCCTTCCCAAGGTAAAATGGAACCATATCGCTAATACAAACTCCCCTGAAGGTCACTAGGCAGTATAAGATTCACAAAACCAAGAAGTAGTAATAAATATACTgtatataaatgattaaattctACCAAAAAAGTCCAAGGCAATCTGATAGACCATTTTAGTTTTAAACAAGTTTCTGTAGCCAAAAAAAGGGTTCTATTTACCATACAAATTCTTACAAAATATGACTGTAAAAATGGCATGTGAATAGAATGTAGTGGCCATTTACCAGTATACCCAGAAAATTGTAGATATTATACATGGAGCCTTTCTTGAGAAAGATTCAGCAAAAGATTGCCATGACCCATCCAAATGCAGCATCCGTGCTAAAGATATTCCAACCTATATCATTCACTAGAGGATGACTTACAAGTTTAAATAAACAGCAGCTATAAAAAAACTAGTGGTGTAGAACGGAAAATATAGCCAAACACAAAGAGGAAAAGGACATGTGTGagtttgtaaaacaaaagtacCAGTAAAAAGGACAGACCCAAATATTTAAAGCCTCTTCACTAATAAAAAGTCCACATCCAGCAGCCATGAGCAACCAAAAGTAGACCCATCTGCAATACAGAACCTATAGACACATTCAGAACTTCTGTGTTCTGCACTTATGGGCAAGCGAAACCTTCACAATGTCTTTTGATTGGAAATATGGATGGTAGATTGAACTAAAAATAACACTTCAATTGGATGCCCATTCAATCCTCCCAATACTACTACtactttctctttgtttttttgttttttgttttttttttcctttttagctCATTTGAATTGCAATTTCTATGTTGATAAAATATACTGGTCAACAATCTGAAGGTCAATTGACACAATGGTAAgtatagaagagaaaataagCAGTTTGCTTCAACGAATTATTGTCATGAGAATCATGAGAGCTTGAAAAAACAGTCCTTATGTGATTAAATACTCAAGAGTGCAAGCAGAGGTAGGTGCATACCCAGGCGTATATTCTGGAAGTACAATTCTATACCCAAAAGCTTTGAAAGTGAAACCAACAGGGGTTGCAGACAAAACTGAAGAAGATGAATCTTCAGCCAGACGTTGAAACCCAAAAGAAGATCCAACAGGCTGCTTGAATCCAGCGGATATTATTGTGGCTGTGACAGCCACACCCAGGGCTATTGCTACCTTTACTAGGAATGAATAACCAGAACCAGAAGTCTCATATTCCCCATTTTGGAATATCTCCTCAGAAATCCTACTTTGTTCTTTGACAGGAGCATCCCCATCTTGTTCAACTGGAGTATCTTTCAATCCAGCTGCCTCATAGTTTTCTAAATCCTCATTTTGGAAGCTTCCAATCCTGTTTGTATTAACTGACAGAAGTCACATGTTTATACCTCAATAATTAAGTAAATCAACAAAACAACAGCCTACTGCAAgagtacaaaaataaacaaacaagagTATCATAATGAGAAACACAACATAGACTTACACAAAGTAATCACTACTTGATGATTATTTAAGGATCTTTAACACAGAAAAAGCTATAACACTGGTGGTGGCCAATAAGAATTTGAACTGAAACCCAGCTGTCCAAAGCTtactaatcttttttttttttttttttttttaccagaaacaaaaaatatattaataatagtaaaggtacaagagaaggatgagaggtccttccctcAAAAAGCTTACTAATCTATTTGAgatggaaaaaaatagaatgcaTTCTGGATATATATGAGACAGGTCTCAATATCACAAGAAAGGTAAGGGATACATCTGGCACCAGAACAATAATTAATATAGATTAAATTCTTTGGACTCACattacaatataattaaagatCAGTCAAATTGTCAAACAAATTTACTGCATATACCAAAATTTAGTGAAAACAATCAAATCCGATTAAACACCACCACCACTACTATAGAATCAAGTTTGAGTTACTTGACTTGTAattgattctaaaaaattaattgagcACAAAAATGAAATTCTTACAAACTTCTCAGACACATCCATGTTCCAAACATTCAAAGCTTTTACAAAATGATGGAATTCTTACAAATTTTTTGGACAGAAGTTGTAATTACCATTCAAAGATTGTACAAAATCTGCAAAACAAGCTATAGGCGACTAGAAGAGCATCCATTTGTCACACCCAGGTTAATGTTAATTTCTTGGCATTTTATTTGGCATCAAACCtgaaatgatgatttttcaaatcttttattCACAAAAATCTAGTCATATTACTCAACCTAAAGGGGCTGAAGAGGGAATCTAAGGGTATTATTTCTCTGTAACAATTTTAAGTGCATAAGAAGTGTAATGTTATCATTATGTACAGGAAGATTATAATTTTTGCTTGTTTCTTGAAGTTGTGGATCGTCTTCccagaaacaaaattttaggCCATCTCCAACTGAAAAACAAACAAGTTGGGAATGTTTTGAGAGGCATAGGAGATGGCTTTTAGAGACAAAAACTTGAACATATAACCATAATGTTGGCATCTCATCTTTAAACTTACCCATAGATAATTAATAACATTATGCAATGACAAATTGCTCTCTTTCAGAAATTTCCAAAGTCCACTTTACCCAAAAGTGCTCTACTCCTAATGGAAACATCGAACCTAATTCTAACCTATTAGATCATTTCTCCTCCCCATTTCAACATCTAACCAAAGACAGTCTCACTGGCTTCTCCCAATCCAATAAACAAAATCAAGTGGGATTTGAATACAAATAGGTACTAGGTAGGTATGGGGGATAAAAATAACAGAATTAGGATAACCTACCCCTACTAGGTAGGTACTAGGTGGGTATTTggcataaaaataattatatcagGGTTGATCCTACACCCAAGGGGTACAAAAGCCTTCCTCCAATGAGCTAATGTTCTCGAAATCTTATCAAGCATTGGGTCCAAAAAATAAGGAGCCTTGAGATTTCCGCCTAATTGAAAACCTAGATAGGACAAGGCTTAGTCACTCATTTTACAGCCTGTCAAGGAGAGAATAGTAGAGGTGTTACCTTGGTTAACATTTATGCCCAGGAGGATGTTTTGTTAATGTTGATTCTAAGTCCCAACATGGAACCAAACACAAGATGAATAGATTTGATTTTAGCTATATCATCAACACTTAtcctcaaaaataaaaccaCTATTGGCAAtcctcaaaaataaaaccaCTATTGGCAAACTGAAGGAGAGACACTCTAAAGCTATCTCTACTAACTTCAGAACACTTGAGATGCTATTCTCTTTCACTGTTAGCATCATTCTAATAGACATAAAACAATGTGGTTCATATGAAGGGAGATAAAGAGGATCCCCTGCCTAAGACTTAGACCACCCACCAACCAACCATTTGCTCTCCCATTAACAAGAACAACAAGACCAACAAATCCAAAGTCTCCATTTGGAATGAAAACCCATTTGAGAAGATACATGTTTAAAAAGCCCCCATCTACACATTTGTACACTTTCTCAGGTCAATCTTAAAGACCATCCATTTATCAGTTCAATGGGAATCTTTATCTACCCATTTATTAGCTACCAATATCACGTCCAAAATATGCCAACCCTCAACAAAAGCTCCTTGAGAGAGGAGACAGTCTCATGAAGCACTTTCTGGAAGTGCTTAGACAGTACCTTAGCTATGATCTTGTAAAGACTGGTTGTGAAGCTAATGGAACCCACTAGTAATGAAAGCTGTTTTAGGGACAAAGAGAATAGAAGTAGAATTGGTGCTCTTATTGATAATCCCATTATTGAAAgctaaaagaaaatgttttttctgTGTAGATCAACAATCTAGATAGAAAGCTAATGAAAAACCATCCAAATCCATGGCTTTATGTTGATCCATTTGAAAATTTGCCTTTCAGGTTTCCTCTTCAATAAGGGAGAATTCCAACCACATTGCACTATTCCCATAATGAAGAGCCAATCCAAGGCTTTCATTGTTCTCTTGTATTTATCTGTTGGAAAGTTGTTGGCAGTCATGGATTAGTAATTGCTAACCTAACTAGTAATCCATGCCTTTTCATTGGACAGCTAACAGCTGACTTAATTGTTGGAATGATCATGTGGTGTTTCGTTCTTGGGAAAAAATGAGGTGAAAGTGAGGAAATTGCTTGACAATGATTGCAGCCACGTTCAagctttttcctttcttttccctCCTTTGTTGCCTTAATTTTAGGTGGGGTCTCAGAAACAGCTAACTACATACTGCAATGTAcagtttggttgccgagaaactgaaggaaaaaaaaaaaccaatatcaTGCATTATCCATGTCACATTGGTTTTCCCTTAATCAGAAAATCCCTTTCATCTGAAAACCAAATAATTAAGCCAGccataaaaaatctaaaactcaggaaaaaaaaaaatcaatttattttattttattctcacATTTCGcgagcaaccaaacagaaaacaAATAGCAGAAGGAGAGTGACAAACTAACCGGGAGGTGGAGAAGGGCTTGAGGAAATGGGGAGGAAAGAGAGGCGTGATGGTGTCGTCTGAAACCAAGGAATAAGGAGGGACATGGAGGAGGGGGGAGCGGTGGATGGGGCGGCGTGGTTTGGAGAAGTGGGAGGGAGGAGGAGGGCGGAGGAGGGAGAAGGCGTGACTGAGAAGTGGGGTTGGAGCCATTTTGAGAAGGTATGGCGCAGTGGGAGGGATGGTTTTTCAAATGTGCAGGGGAGAAGTAGAAGGGGGGGTCATGGTGGTCGTGGGTGTCTCATCTCCATGTGCCGCCATGTGGCTCTTCTTCGTGGTCTCCCCCACAGAATCCAAGTATATACTGGTGGAAAATGCTTTGGTTTTTTGAGTCCCTTTCAACATCGTTGGTAATCAACCCagcttttatttttaaggttgatgaatagaaaaagctaaatataATCGTagtttagaaattaaaaaaattggatgaaaCGAAGTCAAGAAAAACTTACCCTTTTTAGTAACCcactttttttttacaaaaaaatttataaaataattttttgagaatttgttatgaaaataggctgttttttataataattttttagatattttaatttatttttggtaCATTGTTTcaactaattattgaaaatatggagaatattgttgaaaatttgtgtatcatatataagtttttaaaattatttttcatatttgatgtTATGTCCTCTTTCAAGCCAGGGTCAAATTGAGGTACTTTTCCTCCTCCTACTattcaaaaagacaaaaaaaatgaaaagggataAGTTGAGTAGGGCAACCCTTTTTCGAAATAAAGTTAGTTATGGAGTGAAGCAAGAAGATAATCAATAAATAATGGATTATTTTTCGTTATTTGTTTTGAAACCAAGGCCtccttttgttttgcttttttcCATATTTACTTTTTCTTCGTCCTCAAAATTTGTTCTTTAACGTAATGAAAAGCATTCCTTCATCAATGAGGATTTTGTCCATTGAAAGAGCAAACTTCATCCATTGAGACCAAGAGAATGCTTAATTCTCATCAAGTATTTGAAAGATAGATTTCATCCCCCTTTGTCCCCTTGTCATCAATTTTGCAtcattttttgcttttgttAAGGGTCTTTGCATTATTTCAATCCCAAcattataagtatttttttatgacaAAGTAATCACGAAAAAGTGTGTTTTCATGTGCTGATATGGAAATATTAGCAAAATAAGAATCAAACTTTTCCTATTTCACGTGGAGAGCACATGTGTCTTCCATTCAATTAAGGCAACATTGTCACTCCAAAAATACCTATCACATGTAATTATAAAGTATAGAGGGTACATTGCCCGATTTTAAATTGTAGAGGGTAATGTACAAAACGCATTATAAGTTATGagggtaaagtgtaataaactcTATATACATGAtatatgaacttttttttttttggtcctttttagaaagatttttatatttaatatatttttaaagctcatattttttatatttgattaattttaaattcaaaaacttaatttttaaattctaatttcctttagatttttttataagttaacacttccaaaattaaattaacatttctaaaataaaaattaagtattaacttccaatataatatataaaatttctaaacctttaaaattaacaattaacccattaataacttaataaattttcaaagcaCAAACATAACCCATTTATTAGGTCATTTCCAAACAAGACAACATATTATATTCAATGCTTTTAGAACTAGATCAGATGGGTCGAACCATCTATCCATGACCATTTGCTTCGGTTCACTTAATTGGGTCACCTTTGCTTTGGACTGGTGCGGAACCATTTGAACTGACAATTGAATCATTAGATCAAACTAACTGTCCAGTTTTTGAGTAATCAGTTAAGCATTAATTTAGACCAAAATGCTTAGGATCTTCACTTACTGGCAGGCCCAATCAAGCCCAACTATCTTACTTAGCCTATACCTCAACCCATCATCTGTCATTTCAACTAATAAAGGTATATTTGTACACCACAAAAAAATGGTCCATATATGTTACAGAATTAAGCCCAACACCCAGACAAAGTCTCAAAATTGATAAGAAGGCTATACAATTTATAATATGCCGAAAATGCCCTTTGCTGgctaatgtaaaaaaaaaaacaaaatccacgTTGGATTTGCAATTCGTTTTCCCCAAAATTGAGAGGCGTTTTCACATTCCTGAGTGTTTCCCTCGTTTCCGCCCAAAGAATGCCCTAATCTTCTCTTCATCTGGAGTTTGTCGACCATccgattaaaaacaaaatcgaTGTTGGATTTCCATTTCGTTTTCCCCAAAATTGAGAGGCGTTTTCACATTCCTGAGTATTCCCTCGTTTCCGCCCAAAGAATGTCCTAATCCTATCTTCATCTGGAGTTTCCCGGCCATCCAATTTTAGGTGTAGACGGTGGAGTTTTTCATCTCTGTCAATCCATTGGTGTCGACGATCACCACCGGATTTGGGTTCTGTGGCGAAGTAGTTGATAGTTGAGGTTAGTAGGTTCAGCAATTTCAATTTATGCTTCATTTCGACTATCCCGACCATTTCATTTCAGCCCAAATACATTGCCCTAATTTATCTGGCGATTTCAGTGTGCCATTAATCCCCACCGTGGGTGTCGTCTCGTGCTGAGCATTGAGaagggagcttctctgaccatcAGGTAaagtagtatttttttttaagcttaaaGCTTAAACCCCGTAACTGGCTCTAAGACATGGCGTGGGTTATGGTGTTTTTAAGACATGGCTCACAGTTTGAAATAGTGAGGATCCTCATGGGCTAATTGCATCTGCATGTCGTGGTAtccaaaaagtttttgtttagataattaTGTTTGTGTTCGATTTACATGATTGATAGCCTTGACATGGAAAAATCACTTCTTTTTATTAAACTGTGATGTCACCATGATTCACTTGTTTCTCCATCAATATGAGAACCCTCGATTGCCATTCATGATAATTGTGATGATGAAGAcgacataaaaatatattttgattttccttGCATTTTACTTGGTTCACTTATGTTTGTTTGGTTTAGCATTGCATATTGAATTGAAAAGTTAGTTTTATAGGTGCAATTTTATTCTAATATATGATAAGTAAATGCAAATAGATTTTCTTGTTGCAAACGTATTTTTCGTCCTTTCGTTCAAATTATATCATTGAGCATTATATTTACTTCCTCATGTGGCAGTCTAGTTTAGTACGCTAGTTCGCCTGTTacctattttccaaaaaaaccCAAGTTCTTTGAACCCTATAGTATGAGATATTGTGGGATACCTAGTATGTGTAGATAGATTATCATTTCGAACTTCATGAAATTTGTAGctaacataaatataaatacgAAATAAAGAAACAGATCAGTTCAAAGGCAGTTTAACAAGCCttaattctatttttgaaatcCAAAATTAAGGGAGTCAATACATAAGAAACCAATTAAGGGATTTCTCGTTGAAATCCAGAATGGTTTCCAACAATCATTGTAGTGGCCAAATACCTCTTTCCATGTTTACTATTCACAATTGCTAAATATCAAACGCATGCAACTCAATATTATTTTCAGCATACAATTGAaccaaattgaaattaagttaaatttgaAGTTGTCTATTGAGTATGAGCCATAACACTAATGACATTGGCATGATCTGTCCATTTATAAGTCTGAAAAGTAATTGTGATGTTCCTATTGGGATCTAGAGGGTCATAGCAATCTGCAAAAAACAGAGAAAGAGTCGACCAACCagttaaaaatagaataagcGAAGTAATAGAAGGAAAAGTATATGCATAAATGATGCGTGATAATCTGGACATGGCGACTAGTAATAGTGTGAACTTCAAAGCAAAAGGCCAGATGAGAGAAAATATGAAGGCCATTTTCTATAATATGCATAATTGTTTGGTCTATAATATGATATTTGTGCTATGTTTGTATAGGTTAATGGACGCAAGTAATAGGATATATTGTTACATTTTCGTGGGTGGCaaacttgtccaaaaaaatgatgggCAATGGGAATACTTGGGTGGAAGAAGCAAAGGTATTCACATATATAAAGGAATGACATTTGAAGAATTCACCAAAAAAATCATAGATAAATTCGACATTTCCCTTAACGTGATGAAGATGCACTACACGCTGAAGTTCAATCCCAGAGTcatccaagatttagaagatgagGATGATTTGGATAACGTGGTTTCCCACAGTGATGACTTTGCAAATGTATACCTAGTAGACTTACCCTCTGTGGAAGCCATTGAAGCAAATATCCCGAATTCACAATTGGCATTTTAGTAATGGACTTTAACAtcaatgtttatttaaaatattgtgaaTATCAATTTTACGCATCACGTAGTCTAATTATGTTAATATATGTCAATGCAGAGATCCACCTATCATGTTCCCGTCCTCTAATGCATCATGAGATCCAATTCCTAAAACTATGATGCTATCAAGAGGTTTTGCGTCGCGTTCTGCAGATACTGAGTACATCCCTTTGGAATCGA includes:
- the LOC100261941 gene encoding uncharacterized protein LOC100261941 isoform X3, which encodes MSLLIPWFQTTPSRLSFLPISSSPSPPPVNTNRIGSFQNEDLENYEAAGLKDTPVEQDGDAPVKEQSRISEEIFQNGEYETSGSGYSFLVKVAIALGVAVTATIISAGFKQPVGSSFGFQRLAEDSSSSVLSATPVGFTFKAFGYRIVLPEYTPGWVYFWLLMAAGCGLFISEEALNIWVGISLARMLHLDGSWQSFAESFSRKAPCIISTIFWVYWGVCISDMVPFYLGKAFRQTGASDDVCSKLGISKEKAASITRVVQRYGNFIGFVERVSIGVRNPTAFLAGAMGISPECFFAGVCFGGLVTLPLQLGIGFLLRERPVFALATVATTVGVWTVFPYAVAASTALFLFLRRRYFT
- the LOC100261941 gene encoding uncharacterized protein LOC100261941 isoform X2; the protein is MGRKRIGVHRSLGGFGEREPISLEAEQYFPKAGSSRIGSFQNEDLENYEAAGLKDTPVEQDGDAPVKEQSRISEEIFQNGEYETSGSGYSFLVKVAIALGVAVTATIISAGFKQPVGSSFGFQRLAEDSSSSVLSATPVGFTFKAFGYRIVLPEYTPGWVYFWLLMAAGCGLFISEEALNIWVGISLARMLHLDGSWQSFAESFSRKAPCIISTIFWVYWGVCISDMVPFYLGKAFRQTGASDDVCSKLGISKEKAASITRVVQRYGNFIGFVERVSIGVRNPTAFLAGAMGISPECFFAGVCFGGLVTLPLQLGIGFLLRERPVFALATVATTVGVWTVFPYAVAASTALFLFLRRRYFT
- the LOC100261941 gene encoding uncharacterized protein LOC100261941 isoform X1, with the translated sequence MAPTPLLSHAFSLLRPPPPSHFSKPRRPIHRSPLLHVPPYSLVSDDTITPLFPPHFLKPFSTSRIGSFQNEDLENYEAAGLKDTPVEQDGDAPVKEQSRISEEIFQNGEYETSGSGYSFLVKVAIALGVAVTATIISAGFKQPVGSSFGFQRLAEDSSSSVLSATPVGFTFKAFGYRIVLPEYTPGWVYFWLLMAAGCGLFISEEALNIWVGISLARMLHLDGSWQSFAESFSRKAPCIISTIFWVYWGVCISDMVPFYLGKAFRQTGASDDVCSKLGISKEKAASITRVVQRYGNFIGFVERVSIGVRNPTAFLAGAMGISPECFFAGVCFGGLVTLPLQLGIGFLLRERPVFALATVATTVGVWTVFPYAVAASTALFLFLRRRYFT
- the LOC100261941 gene encoding uncharacterized protein LOC100261941 isoform X5, whose translation is MSLLIPWFQTTPSRLSFLPISSSPSPPPVNTNRIGSFQNEDLENYEAAGLKDTPVEQDGDAPVKEQSRISEEIFQNGEYETSGSGYSFLVKVAIALGVAVTATIISAGFKQPVGSSFGFQRLAEDSSSSVLSATPVGFTFKAFGYRIVLPEYTPGGVCISDMVPFYLGKAFRQTGASDDVCSKLGISKEKAASITRVVQRYGNFIGFVERVSIGVRNPTAFLAGAMGISPECFFAGVCFGGLVTLPLQLGIGFLLRERPVFALATVATTVGVWTVFPYAVAASTALFLFLRRRYFT
- the LOC100261941 gene encoding uncharacterized protein LOC100261941 isoform X4 translates to MAPTPLLSHAFSLLRPPPPSHFSKPRRPIHRSPLLHVPPYSLVSDDTITPLFPPHFLKPFSTSRIGSFQNEDLENYEAAGLKDTPVEQDGDAPVKEQSRISEEIFQNGEYETSGSGYSFLVKVAIALGVAVTATIISAGFKQPVGSSFGFQRLAEDSSSSVLSATPVGFTFKAFGYRIVLPEYTPGGVCISDMVPFYLGKAFRQTGASDDVCSKLGISKEKAASITRVVQRYGNFIGFVERVSIGVRNPTAFLAGAMGISPECFFAGVCFGGLVTLPLQLGIGFLLRERPVFALATVATTVGVWTVFPYAVAASTALFLFLRRRYFT